A stretch of Nonomuraea africana DNA encodes these proteins:
- a CDS encoding DEAD/DEAH box helicase, whose amino-acid sequence MTRDWFTGAFLAPTQAQEGAWESIARGDNTLVVAPTGSGKTLAAFLWSLDRLAAERALDDDGSRRCRVVYVSPLKALAVDVERNLRAPLAGLKQTARRLGLAVPEISVAIRSGDTPAEDRRRFATKPSDILITTPESLFLLLTSQAREALRGVETVIVDEVHAVAATKRGAHLALSLERLDALLDRPAQRIGLSATVRPVSEVAAFLGGARPAAVVQPPSDKRIEVEVVVPIEDMTELETTTAPDPEAFAPEPARRSIWPHVEERLFDLIEAHRSTIVFANSRRLAERLCTRLNELAYERRQGVEAIDLSIWETAPEDHEDLGPEDPRLTADPEARRPDGPEAGGPAGSEARGPGGQAPEGSAARRPGGEVTGPGARRAPAEMMAQAGASSGAVPEVVRAHHGSVSKEERAQIEEALKSGRLPAVVATSSLELGIDMGAVDLVACVEAPPSVASGLQRIGRAGHQVGAISKGVIFPKYRGDLIQTAVVAERMQSGEIEEMRYPRNPLDVLAQQIVAMTALDDWTVDELEEVVKRAAPYATLPRTALEATLDMLAGRYPSEEFAELRPRLVWDRVTGVLQGRPGAQRLAVTNGGTIPDRGLFGVFLVGEKGSRVGELDEEMVYESRAGDVFVLGATSWRIEDITSDRVLVSPAPGQPGKLPFWHGDAPGRPAELGRAIGAFLRELSAEATAPGATRAGSTKTGPTKTGSANTMSSNKTAGSPSRTAGSSSKATVSSKAAVSSETGIGSGEPKAGGAIERMRAAGLDEWAASNLLSYLDEQREATGYVPDDRTLLVERFHDELGDWRVVIHSPYGARVHAPWALAINRRLRERYGVDVQAVHSDDGIVLRIPDTLSEPPSDVAAFDADEIEQIVTEELGGSALFASRFRECAGRSLLLPRRTPGKRTPLWQQRQRAAHLLGVASQYASFPVVLETMRECLQDVFDVPGLVRLMRDIAARRVRVVEVETSQASPFAASLLFHYIGAFMYEGDAPLAERRAQALALDTTLLAELLGQADLRELLDPDVIADAERELARLDRPLRDAEDLADLLRSHGPLLAADVSVRGGDPGWLSDLERARRAISVRVAGEEQWAAIEDSARLRDALGAPLPVGIPHTFLEPVADPLGDLVARHARTRGPFHASTAAARFGLGVAVVTDALRRLAASGRVVNGEFRPGGRGEEWCDAGILRMLRRRSLARLRKEVEPVPPETLALFAPTWHGIAGRGQAGSAGSARSAPGGVAGSARGAAISSARSMDTLVNAIEQLQGAAVPASSLETLVLPSRVPGYHPALLDELTSSGEVIWAGQGSLPGGDGWVSLFFADTAPLLLPAPVEITMTPLHEQVLDVLGGGGALFFRGLSDRVGSMDDLTLTTALWDLVWSGRVSGDTLAPLRATLGSGRPAHRPATTRRRRAVLPSRSGSPLVGGRWWLLPSPSPDSTQRAHAQAEVLLERHGVVTRGAVMAERLPGGFAAVYQVLRAFEESGRCRRGYFVEGLGGAQFALPGAVDRMRALSPGASGSVADTGSGQSAVVLASADPANPYGAALPWPARPGDAGHKPGRKAGALVVLVDGHLVLYVERGGKTLLSFADDGRLRPAVDALALAVRDGALGKLTVERADGGSITDSPLAAALEAAGFHPTPRGLRLRA is encoded by the coding sequence AGGATCGCAGGAGGTTCGCCACCAAGCCGTCCGACATCCTCATCACCACGCCCGAGTCGCTGTTCCTGCTGCTCACCAGCCAGGCGCGCGAGGCGCTGCGCGGGGTCGAGACGGTGATCGTCGACGAGGTGCACGCGGTGGCCGCCACCAAGCGGGGCGCCCATCTCGCGCTCAGCCTGGAGCGGCTCGACGCCCTCCTCGACCGGCCCGCCCAGCGCATCGGGCTGTCGGCGACCGTACGGCCGGTGAGCGAGGTGGCCGCCTTCCTCGGCGGGGCCAGGCCGGCCGCCGTGGTGCAGCCGCCCTCCGACAAGCGCATCGAGGTGGAGGTCGTCGTCCCGATCGAGGACATGACCGAGCTGGAGACCACCACCGCGCCCGATCCCGAGGCGTTCGCGCCCGAGCCCGCGCGCCGGTCGATCTGGCCGCACGTGGAGGAGCGGCTGTTCGACCTGATCGAGGCGCACAGGTCGACGATCGTGTTCGCCAACTCGCGGCGGCTGGCCGAACGGCTGTGCACGCGGTTGAACGAGCTGGCCTACGAGCGGCGGCAGGGCGTGGAGGCGATCGACCTGTCGATCTGGGAGACCGCCCCCGAGGACCACGAGGACCTCGGTCCCGAAGACCCCCGTCTGACGGCCGATCCCGAGGCCCGCCGTCCGGATGGTCCGGAGGCGGGAGGGCCGGCTGGTTCAGAGGCGCGCGGGCCGGGTGGGCAGGCGCCCGAGGGATCTGCGGCGCGCCGGCCGGGTGGAGAGGTGACGGGTCCCGGAGCGCGGCGGGCGCCGGCGGAGATGATGGCGCAGGCCGGGGCGAGCAGCGGCGCCGTCCCCGAGGTGGTGCGCGCCCACCACGGGTCCGTCTCCAAGGAGGAGCGGGCGCAGATCGAGGAGGCGCTGAAGTCGGGACGGCTGCCCGCCGTGGTGGCGACCTCCAGCCTGGAGCTCGGCATCGACATGGGCGCCGTCGATCTGGTGGCGTGCGTGGAGGCGCCGCCCAGCGTGGCCAGCGGCCTGCAGCGCATCGGCAGGGCGGGCCACCAGGTGGGCGCGATCTCCAAGGGTGTCATCTTCCCCAAGTACCGCGGCGACCTGATCCAGACGGCGGTCGTAGCCGAGCGCATGCAGAGCGGCGAGATCGAGGAGATGCGCTACCCGCGCAACCCGCTCGACGTGCTCGCCCAGCAGATCGTCGCCATGACCGCGCTCGACGACTGGACCGTCGACGAGCTCGAGGAGGTCGTCAAGCGGGCCGCGCCGTACGCCACGCTGCCGAGGACCGCGCTGGAGGCGACGCTCGACATGCTCGCGGGGCGCTACCCGAGTGAGGAGTTCGCCGAGCTGCGTCCGCGCCTGGTGTGGGACAGGGTGACGGGCGTGCTGCAGGGCCGTCCCGGCGCGCAGCGGCTGGCGGTCACCAACGGCGGCACGATCCCCGACCGCGGGCTGTTCGGGGTGTTCCTGGTCGGCGAGAAGGGGTCGAGGGTCGGTGAGCTCGACGAGGAGATGGTCTACGAGTCGCGGGCCGGCGACGTCTTCGTCCTCGGCGCCACCTCCTGGCGGATCGAAGACATCACCTCCGACAGGGTGCTGGTCTCCCCCGCGCCCGGTCAGCCGGGCAAGCTGCCGTTCTGGCACGGCGACGCCCCCGGACGGCCGGCCGAGTTGGGCAGGGCGATCGGCGCGTTCCTGAGAGAGCTGTCGGCCGAGGCGACCGCCCCAGGCGCGACGCGCGCCGGATCCACCAAGACCGGGCCCACGAAGACCGGCTCTGCGAACACGATGTCTTCGAACAAGACGGCCGGATCCCCGAGCCGGACAGCCGGGTCCTCGAGCAAGGCGACCGTTTCCAGCAAGGCCGCCGTTTCGAGCGAGACGGGAATCGGTTCCGGCGAGCCGAAGGCCGGTGGGGCGATCGAGCGGATGCGGGCCGCCGGGCTCGACGAGTGGGCGGCGAGCAACCTGCTCTCCTACCTCGACGAGCAGCGCGAGGCGACCGGCTACGTCCCCGACGACCGCACGCTGCTGGTCGAGCGCTTCCACGACGAGCTGGGCGACTGGCGAGTGGTGATCCACTCCCCGTACGGCGCGCGCGTCCACGCCCCGTGGGCGCTGGCCATCAACCGGCGGCTGCGCGAGCGCTACGGCGTCGACGTGCAGGCCGTGCACTCCGACGACGGCATCGTGCTGCGCATCCCCGACACACTGTCCGAGCCGCCGAGCGACGTGGCCGCCTTCGACGCCGACGAGATCGAGCAGATCGTCACCGAGGAGCTGGGCGGCTCGGCGCTGTTCGCCTCGCGCTTCAGGGAGTGCGCGGGGCGCTCGCTGCTGCTGCCCCGCCGTACGCCGGGGAAGCGGACCCCGCTGTGGCAGCAGCGCCAGCGGGCCGCGCACCTGCTGGGGGTGGCCTCGCAGTACGCGAGCTTCCCCGTGGTACTGGAGACGATGCGCGAGTGCCTGCAGGACGTCTTCGACGTGCCGGGCCTGGTGCGCCTCATGCGTGACATCGCGGCGCGGCGGGTGCGGGTGGTGGAGGTGGAAACCTCACAGGCCTCGCCGTTCGCGGCGTCGTTGCTCTTCCACTACATCGGCGCGTTCATGTACGAGGGCGACGCGCCGCTGGCCGAGCGGCGGGCGCAGGCGCTCGCGCTCGACACCACGCTGCTGGCCGAGCTGCTCGGCCAGGCGGACCTGCGCGAGCTGCTCGACCCCGATGTGATCGCCGACGCCGAGCGGGAGCTGGCCAGGCTCGACCGGCCGTTGCGCGACGCCGAGGACCTCGCCGACCTGCTGCGCTCGCACGGGCCCCTGCTGGCGGCCGACGTGAGCGTACGCGGCGGCGACCCGGGCTGGCTGTCCGACCTCGAGCGGGCGCGCAGGGCGATCAGCGTGCGCGTCGCCGGTGAGGAGCAGTGGGCCGCGATCGAGGACTCCGCCAGGCTGCGTGACGCGCTCGGCGCGCCGCTACCCGTGGGCATCCCGCACACCTTCCTCGAGCCGGTCGCCGATCCGCTCGGCGACCTCGTGGCCAGGCACGCCCGTACCCGCGGCCCCTTCCACGCGAGCACGGCCGCCGCCAGGTTCGGGCTCGGCGTCGCGGTGGTCACCGACGCGCTGCGCAGGCTGGCGGCCTCAGGGCGGGTGGTGAACGGCGAGTTCAGGCCGGGAGGGCGCGGCGAGGAGTGGTGCGACGCCGGGATCCTCAGGATGCTGCGGCGCAGGTCGCTGGCCCGGCTGCGCAAGGAGGTCGAGCCGGTTCCGCCCGAGACGCTCGCCCTGTTCGCCCCGACCTGGCACGGCATCGCCGGTCGGGGCCAGGCAGGCTCGGCGGGTTCGGCGCGCTCCGCGCCGGGCGGCGTGGCAGGTTCGGCGCGCGGAGCGGCGATCAGCTCGGCCAGGTCGATGGACACGCTGGTCAACGCCATCGAGCAGCTCCAGGGCGCGGCGGTGCCCGCCTCCTCCCTCGAGACGCTGGTGCTGCCGTCCAGGGTGCCCGGCTACCACCCGGCGCTGCTCGACGAGCTCACCTCCTCCGGCGAGGTGATCTGGGCGGGGCAGGGGTCGCTGCCCGGCGGCGACGGCTGGGTCTCGCTCTTCTTCGCCGACACGGCCCCTCTCCTGCTCCCGGCTCCGGTCGAGATCACGATGACGCCGCTGCACGAGCAGGTGCTCGACGTGCTCGGCGGCGGTGGCGCGCTGTTCTTCCGGGGCCTGTCCGACCGGGTGGGCTCGATGGACGACCTGACGCTGACCACCGCGCTCTGGGACCTGGTCTGGTCGGGCAGGGTGTCGGGCGACACGCTCGCGCCGCTCAGGGCCACGCTCGGCTCGGGGCGTCCCGCCCATCGCCCCGCCACCACCAGGCGGCGGCGCGCGGTGCTGCCGAGCAGGAGCGGCTCGCCGCTGGTGGGCGGCAGGTGGTGGCTGCTGCCCTCGCCCTCGCCCGACAGCACCCAGCGCGCGCACGCGCAGGCCGAGGTCCTGCTCGAACGGCACGGCGTGGTGACCAGGGGCGCGGTCATGGCCGAACGGCTGCCCGGCGGGTTCGCGGCGGTGTACCAGGTGCTGAGGGCGTTCGAGGAGAGCGGGCGCTGCCGGCGCGGCTACTTCGTCGAAGGGCTCGGCGGCGCGCAGTTCGCCCTGCCGGGCGCCGTCGACCGCATGCGGGCGCTCTCCCCCGGCGCGTCGGGCTCCGTCGCCGACACGGGGTCGGGGCAGAGCGCGGTGGTGCTGGCCTCGGCCGACCCGGCCAACCCGTACGGCGCCGCGCTCCCCTGGCCGGCTCGCCCAGGCGACGCCGGGCACAAGCCGGGCCGCAAGGCGGGAGCGCTCGTCGTGCTGGTGGACGGGCACCTCGTGCTCTACGTCGAGCGGGGCGGCAAGACGCTGCTGTCGTTCGCCGACGACGGGCGGTTGCGGCCCGCGGTCGACGCGCTGGCGCTGGCCGTACGCGATGGGGCGCTCGGGAAGCTGACGGTCGAGCGGGCCGACGGCGGCTCGATCACCGACTCGCCGCTGGCGGCGGCGCTGGAGGCGGCCGGATTCCACCCCACGCCACGAGGTCTCCGCCTGCGCGCCTGA
- a CDS encoding phosphotransferase has translation MSDLDVASVCDRFGLGLAVTPGLRVTGYYHNQVWRLDTITGAYAVKRLSWRPSDEAIEIERRALAAGVPLPPPVPETATGRYAVELGGAVVRVHRWLDGRAPGIDDLTPPLCHRMGTLLATVHHAGSAAQPGVRNPGTGQPRTEDPTPGPGAAEDQGHDTAAGEHGASEPREIAEDRSAGEAGGAGNGLSVGDGLSVEEGRAVSDGRSIGEGRRVGERRRVGERRAIIDGLGAGDGRRAEESPAIAEGLGDGSDVSASRGDGEGRAVGGAREAAAYGVEFEGLWRATERPAGWGTTVGSHGDLHPKNALLRADGTLALIDWDTAGEYVAEQEAAGVALDWAARLGGDVDSDRFDAVIEGYQAGGGVIPAEPWVFGGWVRGYLDFMERADPDDREQIRTRLTLLATALPDLVKRLS, from the coding sequence GTGAGCGATCTTGACGTTGCGTCGGTCTGCGACAGGTTCGGGCTCGGACTGGCGGTGACGCCGGGATTGCGCGTCACGGGCTACTACCACAACCAGGTCTGGCGGCTCGACACGATCACCGGTGCTTACGCGGTGAAGCGGCTTAGCTGGAGGCCCTCCGACGAGGCGATCGAGATCGAGCGGAGGGCGCTGGCGGCCGGGGTGCCGCTCCCGCCGCCGGTGCCCGAGACGGCCACCGGACGCTACGCGGTCGAACTGGGCGGGGCGGTGGTGCGGGTGCACCGGTGGCTGGACGGCCGCGCGCCCGGAATCGATGACCTGACCCCTCCCCTGTGCCATCGCATGGGCACCCTGCTGGCCACCGTGCACCACGCAGGCTCTGCCGCCCAGCCCGGAGTCCGCAACCCGGGCACCGGCCAGCCCCGAACCGAAGACCCCACCCCTGGTCCAGGGGCGGCCGAAGACCAGGGACACGACACCGCCGCCGGCGAGCACGGCGCCTCCGAACCACGAGAGATCGCCGAAGACCGCAGCGCCGGCGAAGCAGGCGGCGCTGGCAACGGGCTCAGCGTTGGCGACGGGCTCAGCGTTGAGGAAGGTCGCGCCGTTAGCGACGGGCGCAGCATTGGCGAGGGGCGCCGCGTTGGCGAGCGGCGCCGCGTTGGGGAGCGGCGCGCCATCATCGACGGTCTCGGCGCCGGCGACGGGCGTCGCGCTGAGGAGAGCCCCGCCATCGCCGAAGGGCTCGGCGACGGAAGCGACGTCAGTGCAAGCCGGGGTGATGGCGAGGGACGTGCCGTTGGGGGTGCCCGGGAGGCGGCGGCGTATGGCGTTGAGTTCGAGGGGCTGTGGCGGGCGACTGAGCGGCCTGCGGGTTGGGGCACGACGGTGGGGTCCCATGGCGACCTGCATCCGAAGAACGCGCTCCTGCGTGCCGACGGGACACTGGCGCTCATCGACTGGGACACCGCGGGCGAGTACGTCGCCGAGCAGGAGGCCGCGGGCGTCGCGCTCGACTGGGCGGCACGGCTGGGCGGTGACGTCGATTCCGACAGGTTCGACGCGGTCATCGAGGGTTACCAGGCGGGCGGCGGCGTGATTCCTGCCGAGCCGTGGGTGTTCGGCGGGTGGGTCCGCGGCTATCTGGACTTCATGGAGCGCGCCGACCCCGACGACCGCGAGCAGATCCGCACGAGGCTGACCCTGCTCGCCACCGCCCTCCCCGACCTGGTCAAACGCCTGAGCTGA